In the genome of Fusarium fujikuroi IMI 58289 draft genome, chromosome FFUJ_chr02, one region contains:
- a CDS encoding related to nicotinamide mononucleotide permease, with translation MSSFSEKSHPVQSKASEHDGDVIQDEAIHVPGYDPTLTIESGETRRALLKVDFFILPFIVLCFCFLQFDRTNIGNALTDTLRTDINIDNSDINLAQTLFTVGFIVTELPFNMISKYMGPERFLPITMFLWGIATWSQIFLKNAHGLCAARFFIGALEGGYIPGFALYISRYYTNQELALRYAIFWASNSFAGALGGPLSIGLLSLRGRGGLHGWQWLFLIEGVLTCFLGVLAYLYFPHNAAKPKSFFGRSFNIFTEREASIIVTRVIRNDPTKALRYGQPALLSHIVDTFTDWRLYGHLVAGLLSMVMISPMNTYAPSIIKSLGFTSLQANGLNSVGSVCALIWSVTLAFSSDHFRERGFHIALGYLWGAAGLLWLALAPNGVSKWTLYGGVVWTQMGMGCVQAISAAWLTTKMQDYKRPVALAAYVMSIQLANFPGNQLFRTQDAPRYTRGLSIAAGCAIAAAVVILVWKLLYRLFDNGDAGVEEKFQVASDETRSEI, from the exons ATGAGTTCCTTTTCTGAAAAGAGTCACCCGGTGCAGTCTAAGGCTTCGGAacatgatggcgatgttATTCAGGACGAAGCCATTCATGTTCCGGGCTATGATCCTACCCTTACAATTGAGTCTGGGGAAACCAGGAGAGCGTTACTCAAGGttgacttcttcatcttgcccTTTATCGttctttgtttctgcttCCTCCAATTCGACCGCACCAACATCGGCAATGCCCTGACCGACACGCTTCGAACGGATATCAACATCGATAACTCAGACATCAACTTAGCCCAGACTCTCTTCACAGTTGGCTTCATCGTTACAGAGTTGCCCTTCAACATGATCAGCAAGTATATGGGGCCTGAGAGATTCCTTCCCATCACCATGTTCCTCTGGGGTATTGCTACTTGGTCCCaaatcttcttgaagaatgCACACGGTTTATGTGCTGCTCGGTTCTTCATTGGTGCTCTGGAGGGTGGTTACATCCCTGGTTTTGCTCTTTACATCTCACGATACTATACGAACCAAGAGCTTGCTCTACGATATGCTATCTTCTGGGCTTCCAACAGCTTTGCTGGTGCTCTTGGTGGGCCTTTGTCTATTGGTCTTCTTTCACTTCGCGGAAGAGGTGGTCTTCATGGATGGCAATGGCTGTTCCTTATTG AGGGTGTTTTGACCTGCTTCCTCGGAGTCCTCGCATACCTATACTTCCCCCACAACGCCGCGAAGCCTAAGTCCTTCTTTGGCAGATCATTCAACATCTTCACCGAGCGTGAAgcctccatcatcgtcacccGCGTCATCCGTAACGACCCTACCAAAGCCCTTCGATACGGCCAACCAGCTCTACTGTCACATATTGTCGATACTTTCACTGACTGGAGATTATACGGTCATCTCGTCGCTGGCCTTCTCTCCATGGTCATGATCTCTCCGATGAACACATACGcaccctccatcatcaagtcATTGGGCTTCACCTCCCTTCAAGCCAATGGTCTCAACTCCGTTGGTAGTGTCTGTGCCTTGATTTGGTCAGTCACTTTGGCATTCAGCAGTGATCACTTCCGCGAGCGTGGGTTCCACATTGCCCTCGGCTATCTCTGGGGAGCTGCTGGTCTCCTTTGGTTAGCCCTTGCACCAAATGGTGTATCGAAGTGGACTTTGTACGGTGGAGTAGTCTGGACACAGATGGGAATGGGCTGTGTCCAAGCCATCAGTGCTGCATGGCTCACAACCAAGATGCAGGATTACAAGAGACCTGTTGCGCTGGCTGCTTATGTGATGAGTATCCAGCTTGCCAACTTTCCCGGTAACCAACTCTTCAGAACCCAAG ATGCACCTCGGTATACTCGCGGACTGAGTATTGCTGCTGGCTGTGCTATTGCTGCCGCTGTTGTTATTCTGGTCTGGAAGTTGCTGTACCGACTCTTTGACAATGGTGATGCTGGTGTCGAGGAAAAGTTTCAAGTTGCTTCAGACGAGACTAGGAGTGAGATTTAA
- a CDS encoding AP180 family protein yields MSSSFEKSVKGATKIKNAPPKTKYIEHILVATHSGEAGVGEVFRALTYRLRDSTWTVVFKSLITVHLMIREGSPDVTLAFLSTHRNVLAISSFTDAQIQGRNIRHYAHYLAERARAYEKTKTDWVRASESRLEKLSVEKGLLRETEIVQSQIEALLKCDVMENEPENEITITVFRLLVLDLLALFQVLNQGLISILGHFFEMSKVDAERAMAIYRKFTKQTDYVVQYLSVARQHEHHTRVEVPKLKHAPVNLGRQLEEYLHDPDFEVHRRQYLAEQDVKKIGGGSSSKQGGLSKKKSTDFPEPASNNPFPKITTSSSGNRAPESKPQANKGPDPDLIDFFDSIEQNQTPMSMNPQPQQQAFQQQPTGMPFQQNGFTAQPTGFASNSPFQQPQQTGFMQPQQSQMQQPQIQLQPDFTGAGFGGFTPQQQAFQPSSLAPIPQDTMASFPNAAPQIQQPVQNGSPQGLQPMQTGSTNPFRQSMLMAQQTGLPSSATPALNRQSTNPFARTSPQQNTSPFAQASNSPFQSPSPQQPALQPTPTGTNPFARNSTMPAPNQEQRPQTAGAALAPQSTGTTNPFRNGAFVNHNTGMGWQANQQPIGGGLDQLPTVPVFPRPAQQTPWQQ; encoded by the exons ATGTCAAGCTCCTTCGAAAAGTCCGTCAAGGGCGCAACGAAGATCAAG AATGCTCCCCCAAAAACGAAATACATCGAACACATTCTTGTAGCTACCCATTCCGGCGAAGCTGGCGTCGGCGAGGTCTTTCGCGCTCTCACATACCGTCTCCGCGATTCAACATGGACCGTCGTCTTCAAAAGTCTAATTACTGTTCACCTGATGATCAGAGAGGGATCTCCTGATGTCACGCTCGCCTTTCTTTCGACGCATCGCAATGTGCTAGCGATTAGTAGCTTTACAGATG CACAAATCCAAGGACGAAATATCCGACATTATGCCCACTATCTAGCTGAGAGAGCTCGCGCATacgagaagacgaagacggaTTGGGTGCGCGCTTCTGAGTCAAGACTTGAGAAGCTTTCGGTTGAAAAAGGATTGTTACGGGAGACGGAGATTGTTCAAAGCCAAATTGAGGCTTTACTAAAATGCGAC GTGATGGAAAACGAGCCAGAGAATGAAATCACCATAACTGTTTTCCGACTGCTTGTCTTGGATCTGTTGGCACTATTTCAGGTTCTCAACCAAGGGCTCATCAGCATTCTCG GTCACTTTTTCGAGATGTCAAAGGTGGATGCCGAACGTGCTATGGCCATTTATCGGAAATTCACAAAGCAAACAGACTACGTCGTTCAATATCTGAGCGTAGCTCGTCAGCACGAACACCACACTCGGGTCGAGGTgcccaagctcaagcatgCACCTGTCAACCTTGGACGCCAGCTGGAGGAGTATCTTCACGACCCCGATTTTGAGGTTCACCGAAGACAATATCTGGCTGAGCAGGATGTGAAGAAGATTGGTGGAGGTTCAAGCTCGAAGCAAGGAGGTctcagcaagaagaagagcaccGATTTCCCCGAACCAGCGTCCAACAACCCCTTTCCCAAGATCACGACCTCGTCGAGCGGGAACAGGGCACCAGAGTCGAAACCGCAAGCCAACAAGGGTCCCGATCCTGATCTGATCGACTTCTTTGACTCTATCGAACAGAATCAGACACCGATGAGCATGAACCCccagcctcaacagcaggctttccagcagcagccgacAGGCATGCCGTTTCAGCAGAACGGTTTCACCGCCCAGCCTACTGGGTTTGCCTCCAACAGTCCATtccagcagcctcagcaaaCCGGGTTCATGCAACCGCAGCAATCCCAGATGCAACAGCCTCAGATCCAACTACAGCCCGACTTCACCGGGGCTGGTTTCGGAGGCTTCactcctcagcaacaagccTTCCAACCAAGCTCGCTCGCACCAATCCCTCAGGATACAATGGCCAGCTTTCCCAACGCTGCCCCTCAAATCCAACAACCTGTTCAGAACGGATCGCCTCAGGGCCTCCAACCGATGCAAACTGGAAGCACCAACCCTTTCCGCCAGTCTATGCTCATGGCCCAACAAACAGgtcttccatcatctgctACACCTGCTCTAAACCGCCAATCTACAAACCCATTCGCTCGAACATCACCACAGCAAAACACTTCTCCTTTCGCCCAAGCTTCAAACTCACCTTTCCAATCaccatctcctcaacaacctgCTCTTCAACCTACACCGACCGGCACAAACCCCTTTGCACGCAACTCCACGATGCCAGCGCCAAACCAAGAACAGCGTCCGCAAACAGCCGGCGCTGCTCTCGCTCCTCAATCAACCGGTACAACCAACCCCTTCCGAAACGGCGCCTTTGTCAACCACAACACAGGCATGGGATGGCAAGCCAACCAGCAGCCCATTGGAGGAGGCCTCGACCAACTTCCCACAGTACCTGTATTCCCTCGTCCTGCTCAACAGACACCCTGGCAGCAATAA